From a single Patescibacteria group bacterium genomic region:
- a CDS encoding bifunctional oligoribonuclease/PAP phosphatase NrnA: protein MDLDRAITAKFLEAFQKIKEAENILLVTHERADGDAVSSLCALVELCENLGKKYTAFCPGEPISQYSFLPHTEKIIFDKMAFSSAKPPLGFKNFTLIIALDCGSLERTGLPEEIKGRNFNQFFIEFDHHLKNGNRSDLEIRKPEAVATTEILYYFFKANKIKINKNFANCVLTGILTDTGNFLYSPTSQKSINIASEMMLCGARFPQIVKNTVHNKSLPAMKVWGLALNNLKINRKYNFAFSILTLDEIEKFSSEENEDIFDSISGFLSNLYGVKGVLFLREEKGGRLKGSLRSAHPKTDVSRLASKLGGGGHVKASGFVLEGKIEKENNNWKVV, encoded by the coding sequence ATGGATTTAGATAGGGCGATAACCGCTAAATTTTTGGAGGCTTTCCAAAAAATAAAAGAAGCGGAAAATATACTTTTGGTAACGCATGAGCGCGCTGACGGCGATGCGGTATCTTCGCTCTGCGCCCTGGTTGAGTTGTGCGAGAATTTAGGCAAAAAATATACGGCTTTCTGCCCGGGCGAGCCGATAAGCCAGTATTCATTTTTGCCCCATACGGAAAAAATTATTTTTGACAAAATGGCTTTTTCTTCGGCTAAGCCGCCGTTGGGCTTTAAAAATTTTACTTTAATTATTGCTCTGGACTGCGGCAGTTTGGAGAGGACCGGATTGCCGGAAGAAATAAAGGGGAGAAATTTTAATCAATTTTTCATTGAATTTGACCATCATTTAAAAAACGGCAACCGTTCGGATTTAGAAATAAGAAAACCGGAAGCCGTGGCCACAACCGAGATTCTTTATTATTTTTTTAAAGCCAACAAAATAAAAATAAACAAGAATTTTGCCAATTGCGTCTTAACCGGCATTTTAACGGATACGGGAAACTTTCTTTATTCTCCGACTTCGCAAAAATCAATCAACATCGCTTCCGAAATGATGCTTTGCGGAGCCAGATTTCCCCAAATAGTGAAAAACACCGTTCACAACAAGAGTTTGCCGGCTATGAAAGTTTGGGGCTTGGCTTTAAACAATTTAAAAATAAATAGGAAATATAATTTCGCTTTTTCCATTTTAACCCTTGATGAAATAGAAAAGTTTTCTTCAGAGGAGAATGAAGATATTTTCGATTCAATTTCGGGATTTTTAAGCAATTTATACGGCGTCAAAGGAGTTTTATTTTTACGGGAAGAAAAGGGGGGCCGGCTAAAAGGAAGCTTGCGCAGCGCCCATCCCAAAACGGATGTTTCCCGGCTGGCGAGCAAATTGGGCGGCGGCGGTCACGTCAAAGCTTCCGGATTTGTCTTGGAAGGAAAAATAGAAAAAGAAAATAATAACTGGAAAGTTGTATAA